A genomic region of Leptotrichia hofstadii contains the following coding sequences:
- a CDS encoding ArsR/SmtB family transcription factor: MAKIMEEENASYEAKAIHKEIVEKVEKLMPKEEIIYDLADFFKILGDTTRMRILSALFHEEMCVYDIANLLKMTQSAISHQLRVLKQGRFVKHRKEGKVVYYSLEDEHIKHIVEQGMTHILEKK; encoded by the coding sequence ATGGCTAAAATAATGGAAGAAGAAAATGCAAGTTATGAAGCAAAGGCTATTCACAAGGAAATTGTGGAAAAAGTAGAAAAATTGATGCCTAAAGAGGAGATTATATACGATTTGGCAGATTTTTTCAAGATATTGGGAGATACGACTAGAATGAGGATACTAAGCGCCTTGTTTCATGAGGAAATGTGCGTTTATGATATTGCAAATCTCTTGAAAATGACGCAGTCTGCTATCTCACATCAGCTTCGGGTATTAAAACAGGGGAGGTTTGTAAAACATAGGAAAGAAGGTAAAGTTGTTTATTACTCGCTTGAAGACGAGCATATAAAGCATATTGTGGAGCAAGGAATGACACATATTTTAGAAAAGAAATAA
- a CDS encoding ABC transporter permease has translation MKNILKFLIKRIAMGLVTLWLVITITFFLIHMLPGDPFQSEKAIPPKVKENLMAKYHLDRPLGEQYVEYLKNIAKGDLGASMKVRGRTVNDVIKKSFLTSADLGARSIIFALALGIPLGIIAALKRGKYQDRLAMIVAIIGISVPSFVLAGLMQKYVVDIHNGTLIRNGFLPDFFWINLSGWDTFDKKILPVIALGLYTVALIARLLRDKMIEVMGQDYIRLAVAKGVKPKNIVFRHALRNAILPIITIMGPTIAAVLTGSFVIEKMFSIPGLGKYFVDSINDRDYTMVLGVTVFYAVFLIIMMILVDIVYVLVDPKIKLGKGDEV, from the coding sequence ATGAAAAATATTTTAAAGTTTTTAATTAAAAGAATCGCAATGGGGCTTGTAACGTTGTGGCTAGTTATTACTATTACATTTTTTCTTATACATATGTTGCCTGGTGATCCGTTTCAAAGCGAAAAAGCGATTCCGCCTAAAGTAAAGGAAAATCTAATGGCAAAATACCATTTGGACCGTCCGTTGGGAGAACAATACGTTGAATATCTAAAAAACATAGCAAAAGGAGATTTGGGAGCATCCATGAAAGTTCGTGGAAGAACTGTTAATGACGTTATTAAGAAAAGTTTCTTGACCTCAGCAGATTTAGGAGCCAGATCTATTATCTTTGCATTGGCTTTAGGAATTCCGCTTGGAATTATTGCCGCTCTTAAGAGAGGGAAGTATCAGGACAGATTAGCGATGATTGTTGCAATAATTGGAATATCTGTACCGAGCTTTGTATTGGCAGGGCTTATGCAAAAATATGTCGTCGATATCCATAATGGAACTTTAATCAGAAATGGTTTTTTACCTGACTTTTTTTGGATAAATCTTTCTGGATGGGATACTTTTGATAAAAAAATATTGCCAGTTATTGCACTTGGACTTTACACAGTAGCATTGATTGCACGTTTATTAAGAGATAAAATGATAGAAGTAATGGGTCAGGATTATATAAGGCTGGCTGTTGCCAAAGGGGTTAAGCCAAAAAACATCGTATTCAGGCATGCCTTAAGAAATGCAATTTTACCAATTATTACAATAATGGGTCCAACAATTGCGGCAGTTTTGACAGGTTCATTTGTAATTGAAAAAATGTTTTCAATTCCTGGCTTAGGAAAATATTTTGTTGACAGTATCAATGACAGGGATTATACAATGGTACTTGGAGTTACTGTGTTCTATGCAGTATTTCTTATTATTATGATGATACTTGTTGACATTGTATATGTTCTAGTTGATCCAAAAATTAAACTTGGAAAAGGAGATGAGGTATAG